The Solanum lycopersicum chromosome 9, SLM_r2.1 genome window below encodes:
- the LOC101257205 gene encoding transcription initiation factor TFIID subunit 12, producing the protein MEQSQPPPTTPVPAPATPISQPAEPIPATSPALPPPSSAPISQLPSTTTTTSVASQPLNLNPTTTTTTSATKTTTTTTTSSGTKTITTTTTTISPGGTITAAAVQQQNPSAATSQQNAQIRQPFGRPWQQPSPFQHFSLPPPPPPPPPHSSSSSSSVSSSSVSMQNQNPRGGMAMGVPAHHPSSSFSSLTTPSYGQQFGGLGRNLPDSTPPTSTTSQVRQPIQGMHGMGMMGSLGSTSPMRPAGISPQQLRPVSSAIRPQTSIGSQSAATQNFQGHSMLRVQSVGFPPSQSHTTTSQSPKTQTQPWLSSGAPGKPPLPTPSLRPQINPQSLHQRSHILAAHQHTVTTSSSAQQSQPSTSSQSQDHLGQQMPPSRIQQSLSNQALGRGQGLGIQRPSSHALMQPTAVQPGLPSKAATTLEMGDPCTRILSKRSIQEIVTQIDPSEKLDAEVEDILVDIAEEFVESITTFGCSLAKHRKSNTLEAKDILLHLERNWNMTLPGFGGDEIRAYKKPLTSDIHKERIAAIKKSTLVAEMTNAKGPTQTGGNMKSHLAKNAANIMGSPNAKT; encoded by the exons ATGGAGCAGAGTCAACCACCGCCAACAACGCCGGTGCCGGCGCCGGCGACACCCATTTCGCAGCCAGCTGAACCAATTCCGGCAACATCTCCAGCTCTGCCACCTCCTTCCTCTGCCCCAATAAGTCAACTTCCTTCTACAACAACCACTACATCAGTAGCATCACAACcactaaacctaaaccctaccaccaccaccaccacctcaGCTACTAAAACCACTACTACTACCACTACCAGTTCAGGTACTAAAACCATCACCACTACCACCACTACCATCAGCCCTGGCGGTACCATCACTGCCGCTGCCGTGCAGCAGCAAAACCCTTCAGCAGCCACTTCACAACAAAATGCTCAAATAAGACAACCCTTTGGCCGGCCATGGCAACAGCCTTCACCTTTTCAACACTTTTCGTTACCTCCTccacctccaccaccaccacctcACTCGTCGTCATCATCTTCTTCGGTTTCGTCTTCTTCAGTTTCTATGCAAAATCAAAACCCTAGAGGTGGTATGGCTATGGGAGTACCTGCTCATCACCCTAGTAGCTCTTTCTCTTCATTGACGACGCCTTCTTATGGACAGCAATTTGGTGGTTTAGGTCGCAATTTGCCTGATTCTACGCCACCCACCTCAACTACCTCACAG GTGAGGCAGCCTATACAAGGAATGCATGGGATGGGAATGATGGGATCACTTGGTTCAACTTCACCAATGCGCCCCGCAGGGATTTCTCCTCAGCAACTGAGACCTGTCTCCTCTGCAATCAGACCTCAGACGAGCATCGGTAGTCAGTCTGCTGCTACACAG AATTTTCAAGGACATAGCATGTTGAGAGTTCAGTCAGTCGGATTTCCGCCATCCCAATCACATACTACTACCTCTCAAAGTCCAAAGACACAGACTCAGCCATGGTTATCTTCAGGAGCACCGGGGAAGCCCCCTTTGCCGACACCATCATTGAGACCTCAAATTAATCCTCAGTCTTTGCATCAAAGGTCCCATATTCTTGCAGCGCATCAGCATACTGTTACTACTTCATCCTCTGCCCAACAGTCACAGCCTTCAACCTCAAGTCAGTCCCAAGATCATTTGGGGCAACAGATGCCTCCATCCAGGATTCAACAATCATTATCTAATCAAGCACTTGGCCGGGGTCAGGGTTTAGGAATCCAGAGACCTTCATCACATGCATTGATGCAACCCACTGCAGTCCAGCCAGGGCTACCTAGTAAGGCTGCTACCACTTTAGAGATGGGAGATCCTTGTACTAGGATTCTAAGCAAGAGAAGCATCCAAGAGATTGTGACCCAG ATTGATCCATCAGAGAAATTGGATGCTGAAGTTGAAGACATCCTCGTTGATATAGCAGAGGAATTTGTGGAATCT ATTACCACATTTGGCTGTTCATTGGCCAAGCATCGGAAATCCAATACATTGGAAGCAAAGGACATCCTTCTGCATCTTG AAAGGAATTGGAATATGACTCTCCCAGGTTTTGGTGGGGATGAGATCAGAGCCTACAAGAAGCCA TTAACCAGTGACATCCACAAAGAGAGAATTGCAGCG ATAAAGAAATCGACTCTCGTAGCCGAGATGACAAATGCAAAGGGCCCAACACAGACTGGTGGGAATATGAAAAGCCATTTAGCAAAAAATGCAGCTAATATTATGGGTTCCCCTAATGCCAAGACATGA
- the LOC101257500 gene encoding probable uridine nucleosidase 1 isoform X1, with protein MSICDGDLVDSNNSFAKQREKIIIDTDPGIDDSMTILMAFQTPEVEIIGLTTIFGNVTTKDATRNALLLCEAAGYPDVPVAEGSPEPLKGGEPRVADFVHGSDGLGNLFLPSPNSKKIDKSASEFLVEKVSEYPGEVSILALGPLTNLALAVKRDSTFASKVKRVVVLGGSFFALGNVNPAAEANVGDFSPDGIYGDPEAADVVFTSGANIDVVGINITTQVKLKDADLEELKQSKGKYAKFVCDMCKFYRDWHVKSDGVYGIFLHDPVSFAALVWPELFTFKKGVVRVETQGICVGHTLMDQGLKKWNTSNPWTDYSPVSVAWTVDVDEVLDYIKKTLMKP; from the exons ATGTCGATTTGTGATGGTGATTTGGTGGATTCCAACAATTCTTTTGCTAAGCAACGTGAAAAGATTATTATTGATACTGATCCTGGTATTG ATGACAGTATGACAATACTAATGGCATTTCAGACACCAGAAGTTGAGATCATAGGCTTGACTACAATCTTTGGCAACGTTACCACAAAAGATGCTACACGAAATGCTTTACTTTTG TGTGAAGCTGCAGGATATCCGGATGTTCCCGTGGCAGAGGGTAGCCCTGAACCTCTAAAG GGAGGGGAACCACGTGTTGCAGACTTTGTTCATGGCTCAGATGGATTAGGCAACTTATTCTTACCTTCTCCAAACTCAAAGAAAATCGACAAGTCTGCATCTGAATTCTTGGTGGAAAAAGTTTCTGAATATCCTGGTGAAGTGTCGATACTTGCACTGGGACCATTGACAAACTTGGCGTTG GCTGTCAAGAGGGACTCAACCTTTGCAAGCAAGGTGAAGAGAGTGGTTGTTCTCGGTGGTTCCTTCTTTGCTTTAGGAAATGTTAATCCTGCCGCAGAAGCAAATGTAGGTGATTTCTCTCCCGACGGG ATATATGGGGACCCTGAGGCTGCTGATGTTGTGTTTACATCGGGGGCAAATATTGATGTTGTCGGCATCAACATTACTACTCAAGTCAAATTGAAAG ATGCTGATCTTGAAGAACTAAAGCAATCCAAAGGAAAATACGCTAAATTTGTGTGCGATATGTGCAAATTTTACCGTGATTGGCACGTGAAATCAGACGGTGTCTATG GTATTTTCCTACATGATCCTGTTAGCTTTGCTGCACTAGTTTGGCCTGAACTTTTCACCTTCAAGAAGGGCGTCGTGAGGGTTGAGACACAAGGCATCTGCGTTGGACACACCTTAATGGACCAAGGGCTAAAGAA GTGGAATACGAGCAATCCTTGGACAGATTATTCCCCGGTTTCAGTTGCGTGGACAGTTGATGTGGACGAAGTTCTGGATTATATAAAGAAAACGTTAATGAAACCGTGA
- the LOC101257500 gene encoding probable uridine nucleosidase 1 isoform X2, whose amino-acid sequence MSICDGDLVDSNNSFAKQREKIIIDTDPGIDDSMTILMAFQTPEVEIIGLTTIFGNVTTKDATRNALLLCEAAGYPDVPVAEGSPEPLKGGEPRVADFVHGSDGLGNLFLPSPNSKKIDKSASEFLVEKVSEYPGEVSILALGPLTNLALAVKRDSTFASKVKRVVVLGGSFFALGNVNPAAEANIYGDPEAADVVFTSGANIDVVGINITTQVKLKDADLEELKQSKGKYAKFVCDMCKFYRDWHVKSDGVYGIFLHDPVSFAALVWPELFTFKKGVVRVETQGICVGHTLMDQGLKKWNTSNPWTDYSPVSVAWTVDVDEVLDYIKKTLMKP is encoded by the exons ATGTCGATTTGTGATGGTGATTTGGTGGATTCCAACAATTCTTTTGCTAAGCAACGTGAAAAGATTATTATTGATACTGATCCTGGTATTG ATGACAGTATGACAATACTAATGGCATTTCAGACACCAGAAGTTGAGATCATAGGCTTGACTACAATCTTTGGCAACGTTACCACAAAAGATGCTACACGAAATGCTTTACTTTTG TGTGAAGCTGCAGGATATCCGGATGTTCCCGTGGCAGAGGGTAGCCCTGAACCTCTAAAG GGAGGGGAACCACGTGTTGCAGACTTTGTTCATGGCTCAGATGGATTAGGCAACTTATTCTTACCTTCTCCAAACTCAAAGAAAATCGACAAGTCTGCATCTGAATTCTTGGTGGAAAAAGTTTCTGAATATCCTGGTGAAGTGTCGATACTTGCACTGGGACCATTGACAAACTTGGCGTTG GCTGTCAAGAGGGACTCAACCTTTGCAAGCAAGGTGAAGAGAGTGGTTGTTCTCGGTGGTTCCTTCTTTGCTTTAGGAAATGTTAATCCTGCCGCAGAAGCAAAT ATATATGGGGACCCTGAGGCTGCTGATGTTGTGTTTACATCGGGGGCAAATATTGATGTTGTCGGCATCAACATTACTACTCAAGTCAAATTGAAAG ATGCTGATCTTGAAGAACTAAAGCAATCCAAAGGAAAATACGCTAAATTTGTGTGCGATATGTGCAAATTTTACCGTGATTGGCACGTGAAATCAGACGGTGTCTATG GTATTTTCCTACATGATCCTGTTAGCTTTGCTGCACTAGTTTGGCCTGAACTTTTCACCTTCAAGAAGGGCGTCGTGAGGGTTGAGACACAAGGCATCTGCGTTGGACACACCTTAATGGACCAAGGGCTAAAGAA GTGGAATACGAGCAATCCTTGGACAGATTATTCCCCGGTTTCAGTTGCGTGGACAGTTGATGTGGACGAAGTTCTGGATTATATAAAGAAAACGTTAATGAAACCGTGA